In Kitasatospora sp. NBC_00240, the following are encoded in one genomic region:
- a CDS encoding IclR family transcriptional regulator translates to MVATPDTASTTGTDRASGGVQSVERAFQLLEALADAGGVATLSELSASSGLPMPTIHRLVRTLVQQGYVRQDTTRRYTLGPRLIRLGETAGRLLGSWARPYLAELMEATGETANLAVLEGGEVVYVGQVQSRRSMRMFTEVGRRVQPHCTGVGKALLAQLPEDEARAVLGPNPLPAHTSYTLTDPQQLLAHLAEARERGYVVDDQEQEIGVRCIAVAVPGAPTPTALSVSGPEARIRALEEQAGSASLVPVMRHIAARLGQVLAP, encoded by the coding sequence GTGGTTGCGACCCCCGACACAGCATCGACGACAGGCACCGACCGCGCGAGCGGCGGCGTGCAGTCCGTCGAACGCGCCTTTCAGCTGCTGGAGGCGCTGGCGGACGCGGGCGGAGTGGCGACACTCAGCGAACTCTCGGCCTCCTCGGGCCTGCCCATGCCCACCATCCACCGCCTGGTTCGTACCCTCGTCCAGCAGGGATATGTCCGCCAGGACACCACCCGCCGGTACACCCTCGGCCCCCGCCTGATCCGGCTCGGCGAGACCGCCGGCCGGCTGCTCGGCAGCTGGGCCCGCCCCTACCTGGCCGAACTGATGGAGGCCACCGGCGAGACCGCCAACCTGGCCGTCCTGGAGGGCGGCGAGGTGGTCTACGTCGGGCAGGTCCAGTCCCGCCGCTCGATGCGGATGTTCACCGAGGTCGGACGGCGGGTCCAGCCGCACTGCACCGGCGTCGGCAAGGCGCTGCTGGCGCAGCTGCCGGAGGACGAGGCCCGGGCCGTGCTCGGCCCCAACCCCCTTCCCGCGCACACCTCGTACACCCTGACCGACCCGCAGCAGCTGCTGGCGCACCTGGCCGAGGCACGCGAACGCGGCTACGTGGTGGACGACCAGGAGCAGGAGATCGGCGTCCGCTGCATCGCGGTGGCCGTCCCCGGCGCGCCGACCCCCACCGCCCTGTCGGTGTCCGGGCCCGAGGCGCGCATCCGGGCGCTGGAGGAGCAGGCCGGCAGCGCCTCGCTGGTACCGGTGATGCGGCACATCGCGGCCAGGCTCGGCCAGGTACTGGCCCCCTGA
- a CDS encoding NUDIX domain-containing protein: MSAPAPAPTVSCVFVCHDGAGRVLLARRGAGARDEPGTWDTGAGALEFGETFEAAVAREVEEEYTAPALAIETIGVRNILRADPASHWVAVVFAVEVDPARVAIGEPHKFDELGWFAPDALPSPQHSQLAPTLALYRSGRG, translated from the coding sequence ATGTCCGCTCCCGCTCCCGCCCCCACCGTCTCCTGCGTCTTCGTCTGCCACGACGGCGCGGGGCGGGTGCTGCTGGCCCGGCGCGGCGCCGGGGCGCGGGACGAGCCGGGCACCTGGGACACCGGCGCGGGGGCGCTCGAGTTCGGCGAGACCTTCGAGGCCGCCGTGGCCCGCGAGGTCGAGGAGGAGTACACCGCCCCGGCCCTGGCGATCGAGACGATCGGGGTGCGCAACATCCTGCGCGCGGACCCGGCCTCGCACTGGGTCGCGGTGGTCTTCGCGGTGGAGGTGGACCCGGCCCGGGTGGCGATCGGTGAGCCGCACAAATTCGACGAACTGGGCTGGTTCGCGCCGGACGCGCTGCCCTCCCCGCAGCACTCGCAGCTCGCCCCGACGCTCGCGCTGTACCGCTCCGGCCGGGGCTGA
- a CDS encoding HAD family hydrolase translates to MRADQVLVFDADDTLWENNVVFERVIADFLDWLAHPALGRAELRAVLDEVQSANAVTHGYGSRMLVRSLRDCVGRLRGRPATASEIAEIDALAAVLISFQVEPVPGAAETLARLGERHTLLLLTKGDAEEQRRKIDSSGLARYFRALEIVPEKDEATYRRFVASHGIVPADGWMIGNSPKSDILPARRAGLNAVFIPNDNTWVLEHTELDPADTGVLHLRSLTELLDHF, encoded by the coding sequence TTGAGGGCCGATCAGGTGCTGGTGTTCGATGCCGACGACACGTTGTGGGAGAACAACGTGGTCTTCGAGCGGGTGATCGCCGACTTCCTGGACTGGCTGGCGCATCCGGCCCTCGGCCGGGCCGAACTGCGCGCCGTCCTCGACGAGGTCCAGTCGGCCAACGCGGTCACCCACGGCTACGGCAGCCGGATGCTGGTCCGCAGTCTCCGCGACTGTGTCGGGCGGTTGCGCGGCCGGCCCGCCACGGCGTCCGAGATCGCCGAGATCGATGCCTTGGCCGCCGTGCTGATCAGCTTTCAGGTCGAGCCGGTCCCCGGGGCGGCCGAGACGCTGGCCCGTCTCGGTGAGCGTCACACGCTGCTGCTGCTCACCAAGGGTGACGCCGAGGAGCAGCGGCGGAAGATCGACTCCTCCGGGCTGGCGCGGTACTTCCGCGCGCTGGAGATCGTCCCCGAGAAGGACGAGGCCACCTACCGGCGGTTCGTCGCCTCGCACGGGATCGTGCCCGCCGACGGATGGATGATCGGCAACTCCCCGAAGTCGGACATCCTGCCTGCCCGCCGGGCCGGCCTGAACGCCGTCTTCATCCCCAACGACAACACCTGGGTGCTGGAGCACACCGAGCTGGACCCGGCCGACACCGGAGTGCTCCACCTGCGCAGTCTCACCGAGCTCCTCGACCACTTCTGA
- a CDS encoding ribonuclease: MRNTLRALKTRAASVAAVGLLTLAPTAVFAADAHATVSGSVCLTALPSQAKDTLNLIATNGPFPYSQDGIVFQNREGVLPSQSTGYYHEYTVKTPGSSTRGARRMVTGKVYHEDYYTADHYVTFRKVNFGC; the protein is encoded by the coding sequence ATGCGAAACACTCTACGCGCGTTGAAGACCCGCGCCGCCTCCGTCGCCGCCGTCGGCCTGCTCACCCTGGCCCCGACCGCCGTGTTCGCCGCGGACGCGCACGCCACCGTCAGTGGCAGCGTCTGTCTCACCGCCCTGCCGAGCCAGGCGAAGGACACCCTGAACCTGATCGCGACGAACGGGCCGTTCCCGTACTCGCAGGACGGCATCGTGTTCCAGAACCGGGAGGGCGTGCTGCCCTCGCAGAGCACCGGCTACTACCACGAGTACACCGTCAAGACGCCCGGCTCCTCGACCAGAGGCGCGCGCCGGATGGTCACCGGCAAGGTGTACCACGAGGACTACTACACGGCCGATCACTACGTGACCTTCCGCAAGGTCAACTTCGGCTGCTAG
- a CDS encoding carbohydrate binding domain-containing protein, which translates to MDLIRHAPRRSERHRHRRPLAAVLAVLAGLLATLIPALSAHAATTATVYYKPTSGWSTVDLHYAPTGGSWTTSPGVPMDAACDGWFKKTVDLGAATGLAATFNNGAGAWDNHNGANYALGSGVSAVTGGAVSSTDPCANATPTSATVFYSTTTTNWSAYYLHWAPAGGSWTTAPGTRMTAACDGWVKLTVALGTATSWQATFNNGAGTWDSNGGANYQLGTGSITVKAGAVAHSDPCGTTDPTPSPSPSASASATASPSATATTTPTATATASPTATATATTPPTGTSATVWYSTTSVGWTTVNLHWASTGGTWTTAPGIGMDAACAGWVKKTVSLGTATGWQATFNNGNGVWDNNNGVNYPLGSGNNTVKDRTVTTSATDPCAAVVPDTTAPTVPAAVTASTTATAVVLTWNASTDNTAVTGYQITRIGGTKGTSVVNTGSTVYSEANLEATTYYCWTVKALDAAGNLSAASAPGCATTGTAPPPAAGGTPLGGDPRKDPIYFLLTARFYDGDTSNDRGGSQDVKSGNAANNDPMFRGDFKGVVQKLDYIKALGFSAMWITPVVLNRSDYDYHGYHGYDFYKVDPRLESAGASYQDLINAAHAKGIKIYQDVVYNHSSRWGAKGLFTPTVYGVRDSQWSWYYDAPNAGFEYDGLTVDPVSGKSYYNGDMWSTTAPAGNTCVNWGVPTGGRSAEGYTVYNCQWPNPTSGMFPKALYHQCWIGNWEGEDSRSCWLHEDLADFNTENPVVQQYLIGAYNKYIDMGVDGFRIDTAVHIPRVTWNRRFLPAIYSEVNQKFGAAKAADFFVFGEVGAFVNDKWNRGSVNHSAQFFTWKERKEYTSDDVQAALDQFTYENTMGTANQPTSSNAFLNGNSYHTPDRSQFSGMNIIDMRMHMNFGDASNAFNNGKDSDDSTNDATYNVVYVDSHDFGPNKSSTRYAGGTDAWAENMALMWTFRGIPTLYYGSEIEFQAGKQIDCGPTCPLATTGRAYYGDKIAGEVTASDFSVVSGASGAVAGTLAQPLVKQVQRLNQIRRAVPALQMGQYSTTGVSGDMAFKRRYTDAASGTDSFALVAVTNAATYTGIPNGTYKDAVSGDVRTVTNGTLSVAAPGKGNLRVYVLDLGGRNTAPGKVGTDGPYLK; encoded by the coding sequence GTGGACCTCATTCGCCATGCGCCCCGCCGCAGCGAACGTCACCGGCACCGCAGACCACTGGCCGCCGTGCTGGCCGTGCTCGCCGGCCTGCTCGCCACTCTGATCCCCGCCCTCAGCGCCCACGCGGCCACCACCGCCACGGTCTACTACAAGCCGACGTCCGGCTGGTCCACCGTCGACCTGCACTACGCCCCCACCGGCGGCAGTTGGACCACCTCGCCCGGCGTCCCGATGGACGCGGCCTGCGACGGCTGGTTCAAGAAGACCGTCGACCTGGGCGCCGCCACCGGCCTGGCCGCCACCTTCAACAACGGCGCCGGCGCCTGGGACAACCACAACGGCGCCAACTACGCCCTGGGCAGCGGCGTCAGTGCGGTGACCGGCGGCGCGGTGAGCAGCACCGACCCGTGCGCGAACGCCACGCCCACCTCGGCCACCGTCTTCTACTCCACCACGACCACCAACTGGTCGGCCTACTACCTGCACTGGGCCCCGGCCGGCGGCAGCTGGACGACCGCCCCGGGCACCCGGATGACGGCCGCCTGCGACGGCTGGGTGAAGCTGACCGTGGCGCTCGGGACGGCCACCAGCTGGCAGGCGACCTTCAACAACGGCGCCGGCACCTGGGACAGCAACGGCGGTGCCAACTACCAGCTGGGCACCGGCTCGATCACCGTCAAGGCCGGCGCGGTCGCGCACAGCGACCCGTGCGGCACGACCGACCCGACCCCGTCGCCCTCCCCCTCCGCGAGCGCGAGCGCGACCGCCTCGCCGTCCGCCACGGCGACCACGACCCCGACGGCCACGGCCACGGCGAGCCCCACCGCGACGGCGACCGCGACCACGCCGCCCACCGGCACCTCGGCCACCGTCTGGTACTCCACCACCAGCGTCGGCTGGACCACCGTCAACCTGCACTGGGCGTCCACCGGCGGCACCTGGACCACCGCCCCCGGCATCGGCATGGACGCCGCCTGCGCCGGCTGGGTCAAGAAGACGGTCAGCCTGGGCACCGCCACCGGCTGGCAGGCGACCTTCAACAACGGCAACGGCGTCTGGGACAACAACAACGGCGTCAACTACCCGCTGGGCAGCGGGAACAACACGGTCAAGGACCGGACGGTGACCACCTCCGCCACCGACCCGTGCGCCGCGGTCGTGCCGGACACCACCGCCCCGACCGTGCCGGCCGCCGTCACCGCGAGCACCACCGCCACGGCGGTCGTGCTGACCTGGAACGCCTCGACCGACAACACCGCCGTCACCGGCTACCAGATCACCCGGATCGGCGGCACCAAGGGCACCTCCGTGGTCAACACCGGGTCCACGGTGTACTCCGAGGCCAACCTGGAGGCGACCACCTACTACTGCTGGACCGTGAAGGCGCTGGACGCGGCCGGGAACCTGTCCGCCGCGAGCGCGCCCGGCTGCGCCACCACCGGTACCGCGCCGCCGCCGGCCGCCGGCGGCACCCCGCTCGGCGGGGACCCGCGCAAGGACCCGATCTACTTCCTGCTCACCGCCCGCTTCTACGACGGTGACACCAGCAACGACCGGGGCGGCAGCCAGGACGTCAAGTCGGGCAACGCGGCCAACAACGACCCGATGTTCCGCGGCGACTTCAAGGGTGTCGTCCAGAAGCTGGACTACATCAAGGCACTCGGCTTCTCCGCCATGTGGATCACGCCGGTGGTGCTGAACCGCTCGGACTACGACTACCACGGTTACCACGGGTACGACTTCTACAAGGTCGACCCGCGGCTGGAGTCGGCCGGCGCCTCGTACCAGGACCTGATCAACGCCGCGCACGCCAAAGGCATCAAGATCTACCAGGACGTGGTCTACAACCACAGCTCCCGCTGGGGTGCCAAGGGCCTGTTCACGCCCACCGTCTACGGCGTCCGCGACTCGCAGTGGAGCTGGTACTACGACGCCCCGAACGCGGGCTTCGAGTACGACGGCCTGACCGTCGACCCGGTGTCGGGCAAGTCGTACTACAACGGCGACATGTGGTCGACCACCGCGCCGGCCGGCAACACCTGCGTCAACTGGGGCGTACCGACCGGGGGCAGGAGCGCCGAGGGCTACACGGTCTACAACTGCCAGTGGCCCAACCCGACGTCGGGGATGTTCCCGAAGGCGCTGTACCACCAGTGCTGGATCGGCAACTGGGAGGGCGAGGACTCGCGCTCCTGCTGGCTGCACGAGGACCTGGCCGACTTCAACACCGAGAACCCGGTCGTCCAGCAGTACCTGATCGGCGCGTACAACAAGTACATCGACATGGGCGTGGACGGGTTCCGGATCGACACCGCCGTGCACATCCCCCGGGTGACCTGGAACCGCCGTTTCCTGCCGGCGATCTACAGCGAGGTCAACCAGAAGTTCGGGGCGGCCAAGGCGGCCGACTTCTTCGTCTTCGGCGAGGTCGGCGCGTTCGTGAACGACAAGTGGAACCGCGGCTCGGTGAACCACTCGGCGCAGTTCTTCACCTGGAAGGAGCGCAAGGAGTACACCTCCGACGACGTGCAGGCAGCACTCGACCAGTTCACCTACGAGAACACCATGGGCACCGCGAACCAGCCCACGTCCAGCAACGCCTTCCTCAACGGGAACAGCTACCACACGCCGGACAGGAGCCAGTTCAGCGGCATGAACATCATCGACATGCGCATGCACATGAACTTCGGTGACGCCTCCAACGCCTTCAACAACGGCAAGGACTCGGACGACTCCACCAACGACGCCACGTACAACGTGGTCTACGTCGACAGCCACGACTTCGGGCCGAACAAGTCGAGCACCCGGTACGCGGGCGGCACCGACGCGTGGGCCGAGAACATGGCGCTGATGTGGACCTTCCGCGGGATCCCGACGCTGTACTACGGCTCCGAGATCGAGTTCCAGGCCGGGAAGCAGATCGACTGCGGCCCGACCTGCCCGCTGGCCACCACCGGGCGGGCCTACTACGGCGACAAGATCGCGGGCGAGGTGACCGCCTCCGACTTCTCGGTGGTCTCCGGCGCCTCCGGCGCGGTCGCCGGCACGCTGGCCCAGCCGCTGGTCAAGCAGGTGCAGCGGCTGAACCAGATCCGCCGGGCGGTGCCGGCCCTGCAGATGGGGCAGTACTCGACCACGGGCGTGTCGGGTGACATGGCCTTCAAGCGCCGCTACACCGACGCGGCCAGCGGCACCGACTCGTTCGCGCTGGTCGCGGTGACCAACGCGGCGACGTACACCGGGATCCCGAACGGCACCTACAAGGACGCCGTCAGCGGTGACGTCCGCACCGTCACCAACGGCACCCTGTCGGTCGCCGCCCCCGGCAAGGGCAACCTGCGGGTGTACGTGCTGGACCTCGGCGGCAGGAACACCGCCCCGGGCAAGGTCGGCACGGACGGCCCGTACCTGAAGTAG
- a CDS encoding alpha/beta hydrolase-fold protein yields the protein MGLTSHKVLALSVLFVVLVTVGTVRIWPRFARPTWTAVLGRLGTIMATQLALLVVIGLLANNYFAFYSSWDDLLGSGDDGPVTIRTKLDAGRGDRVEPLGRVPVKGGGAVGREPGQAGEIQQVRIPGATTGLSTEGYVYLPPQYFRPEYAHRTFPAVIVTTGFPGDARNLVTRLNYPGAALRLLQSGRMQPTVLVMMRPSPAMPVDTECEDVPGGPQSDRYFTEDVPRAVLGSYRVSADPQAWGLMGNSTGGYCSLKLAMRHPDVFPSAVSLSGYYRAAEDATTGDLFRGSSQRRDDADLIRRLNHPPHPRVAVLLAGTREGDGDYRRQTEEFVAAVRAPMKVSFSMLKSGGHNFQTWERLLPSSLEWLSQQLKVPAGT from the coding sequence ATGGGCCTGACAAGCCACAAGGTGCTGGCACTGAGCGTTCTGTTCGTCGTCCTGGTGACGGTGGGAACGGTCCGGATCTGGCCGAGATTCGCCCGGCCCACCTGGACGGCCGTGCTGGGCCGGCTCGGGACGATCATGGCGACCCAGCTCGCCCTGCTGGTGGTGATCGGCCTTCTCGCCAACAACTACTTCGCCTTCTACAGCAGCTGGGACGACCTGCTGGGCTCGGGGGACGACGGCCCGGTCACCATCCGGACGAAGCTCGACGCCGGCCGCGGCGACCGGGTGGAGCCGCTCGGGCGGGTCCCGGTCAAGGGCGGCGGGGCGGTCGGCCGCGAGCCCGGCCAGGCCGGGGAGATCCAGCAGGTGCGGATCCCCGGCGCCACCACCGGGCTCAGCACCGAGGGCTACGTCTACCTGCCGCCGCAGTACTTCCGGCCGGAGTACGCACACCGGACGTTCCCGGCCGTGATCGTCACCACCGGCTTCCCCGGTGACGCCCGGAACCTGGTGACCAGGCTCAACTACCCCGGGGCCGCGCTCAGGCTGCTGCAGAGCGGCCGGATGCAGCCGACCGTGCTGGTGATGATGCGCCCTTCGCCGGCGATGCCCGTGGACACCGAGTGCGAGGACGTCCCCGGCGGCCCGCAGTCCGACCGGTACTTCACCGAGGACGTCCCCCGGGCCGTCCTCGGCAGCTACCGGGTCTCCGCCGACCCGCAGGCCTGGGGGCTGATGGGCAACTCCACCGGCGGCTACTGCTCCCTCAAGCTGGCCATGCGTCACCCCGACGTGTTCCCGAGCGCGGTCTCGCTCTCCGGCTACTACCGCGCCGCCGAGGACGCCACCACCGGTGACCTGTTCCGGGGCAGTTCGCAGCGCCGGGACGACGCCGACCTGATCCGGCGGCTGAACCACCCGCCGCACCCGAGGGTCGCCGTGCTGCTTGCCGGAACCCGCGAGGGGGACGGTGACTACCGGCGGCAGACGGAGGAGTTCGTGGCCGCCGTCCGGGCGCCGATGAAGGTGTCGTTCAGCATGCTGAAGAGCGGCGGGCACAACTTCCAGACCTGGGAGCGGCTGCTGCCCTCCTCGCTGGAGTGGCTCTCCCAGCAGTTGAAGGTCCCGGCCGGGACGTGA
- a CDS encoding nucleotidyltransferase domain-containing protein yields MTAPGLDEDGHIAREGSLDRVPTAFAGVVADARARIGALFGPARLHSAYLYGSVPRGTATPGVSDLDLLLALRRPPTAADRADATALAAGLDADHPVIDGAGILLFDVDTLLGELERHDLGWFVACLCTPLLGEDLAAGLPRYRPTSLLARETNGDLAGLLPRWREQLAAARTDAETRTLARAVGRRVVRTGLTLVMPRWGGWTSDLDISAEVFGRYYPERSGQLRLAADLARRPSADRAALTVLIDDLGPWLAAEYAAVHGVKAPRPTGP; encoded by the coding sequence ATGACTGCTCCAGGACTCGACGAGGACGGCCACATCGCCCGCGAGGGCTCCCTCGACCGGGTGCCGACCGCCTTCGCCGGGGTGGTGGCCGACGCCCGGGCCCGCATCGGGGCGCTGTTCGGCCCGGCCCGGCTGCACAGCGCCTACCTCTACGGCAGCGTCCCGCGCGGCACCGCCACCCCCGGCGTCTCCGACCTCGACCTGCTGCTCGCCCTGCGCCGGCCGCCCACCGCCGCCGACCGGGCCGACGCCACGGCGCTGGCGGCCGGGCTGGACGCCGACCACCCCGTGATCGACGGCGCCGGGATCCTGCTCTTCGACGTGGACACCCTGCTCGGCGAGCTCGAACGCCACGACCTCGGCTGGTTCGTCGCCTGCCTGTGCACCCCGCTGCTGGGCGAGGACCTCGCCGCCGGGCTGCCGCGCTACCGCCCGACCTCGCTGCTCGCCCGCGAGACCAACGGCGATCTCGCCGGTCTCCTCCCCCGCTGGCGCGAGCAGCTGGCCGCCGCCCGCACCGACGCCGAGACCAGGACGCTGGCCCGGGCCGTGGGCCGGCGCGTCGTCCGGACCGGCCTCACGCTGGTGATGCCGCGCTGGGGCGGCTGGACCAGCGATCTCGACATCTCCGCCGAGGTGTTCGGCCGCTACTACCCCGAGCGGTCCGGGCAGCTGCGGCTGGCCGCCGACCTGGCCCGCCGACCCTCGGCCGACCGGGCCGCGCTCACCGTACTGATCGACGACCTGGGGCCCTGGCTGGCCGCCGAGTACGCGGCCGTCCACGGGGTGAAGGCCCCACGCCCCACCGGCCCCTGA
- a CDS encoding phosphotriesterase has protein sequence MSAVRTVLGDVDPALLGVCDAHDHLFLASPLLPGQELDDPAAAGTELRAFAAAGGRALVQWTPYGMGRGGAGLAGLSRATGVHLVAATGLHQDVHYDPAVLRGLSGVDVLARLFTEELTVGLRADGGGPAAGPSGVRAGLIKVAGGFHGLDGHARRVMTAAAEAHHATGAPIGVHHELGTGAPDVLDLLVGGLGVPPARVILGHLNRFPDLRLHRQVAESGAFLALDGPSRANHATDHHLFDTLAALVEAGHAGQLLLGGDTTTRAARGAPGSAFLVGGLAERITREFGADLTERLLVANPARAFAADWA, from the coding sequence GTGAGCGCCGTCCGCACCGTGCTGGGGGACGTCGACCCGGCGCTGCTCGGCGTCTGCGACGCGCACGACCACCTCTTCCTCGCCTCCCCGCTGCTGCCCGGGCAGGAGCTGGACGACCCGGCGGCGGCCGGGACCGAACTGCGGGCCTTCGCCGCCGCCGGCGGCCGCGCCCTGGTGCAGTGGACCCCGTACGGGATGGGTCGCGGCGGGGCCGGGCTGGCCGGGCTCTCCCGGGCCACCGGCGTCCACCTGGTGGCGGCCACCGGGCTGCACCAGGACGTGCACTACGACCCGGCCGTGCTGCGGGGCCTGTCCGGGGTCGACGTCCTGGCCCGGTTGTTCACCGAGGAGCTGACGGTCGGTCTGCGGGCGGACGGCGGCGGGCCGGCGGCAGGGCCGAGCGGCGTACGGGCGGGCCTGATCAAGGTGGCCGGGGGGTTCCACGGCCTGGACGGGCACGCCCGCCGGGTGATGACGGCCGCCGCCGAGGCCCACCACGCCACCGGCGCGCCGATCGGCGTGCACCACGAACTCGGCACCGGCGCCCCCGACGTGCTGGACCTGCTGGTCGGCGGCCTCGGCGTGCCGCCGGCGCGGGTGATCCTCGGGCACCTCAACCGGTTTCCCGATCTGCGGCTGCACCGGCAGGTCGCGGAGTCGGGCGCCTTCCTCGCGCTCGACGGTCCGTCCCGGGCCAACCACGCCACCGACCACCACCTCTTCGACACCCTGGCCGCCCTGGTCGAGGCCGGCCACGCCGGTCAGCTGCTGCTCGGCGGCGACACCACCACCCGGGCCGCCCGGGGCGCGCCGGGGTCGGCCTTCCTGGTCGGCGGCCTGGCGGAGCGGATCACCCGGGAGTTCGGCGCCGACCTGACCGAGCGGCTGCTGGTGGCCAACCCGGCCCGGGCCTTCGCGGCCGACTGGGCCTGA
- a CDS encoding carboxymuconolactone decarboxylase family protein: MTLPDLTHAPLDREAGHRLLDELAGQDTQDKTLRGLDELAPGFPDWIVTSLFGGTYQRPGLDLRDRQLVNLAALATLGGVEPQLADHVRNSLRVGLTREQIIEVMVHLAPYVGVPKALAGLRVVAATLAEEAPGTGAGA, encoded by the coding sequence ATGACACTGCCCGACCTCACCCACGCCCCGCTGGACCGCGAGGCCGGCCACCGCCTGCTCGACGAGCTGGCCGGCCAGGACACCCAGGACAAGACCCTGCGCGGCCTGGACGAGCTGGCGCCCGGCTTTCCCGACTGGATCGTCACCAGTCTCTTCGGCGGCACCTACCAGCGCCCCGGCCTGGACCTGCGGGACCGCCAGCTGGTCAACCTCGCCGCACTGGCGACCCTCGGCGGCGTGGAACCGCAGCTCGCCGACCATGTCCGCAACAGCCTGCGGGTCGGGCTGACCCGGGAGCAGATCATCGAGGTGATGGTCCACCTGGCGCCGTACGTCGGGGTGCCCAAGGCACTGGCCGGCCTGCGGGTGGTCGCCGCCACCCTCGCGGAGGAGGCCCCGGGCACCGGGGCCGGCGCGTGA
- a CDS encoding DUF4865 family protein, with amino-acid sequence MHAMQYEITLPADYDMEIIRQRVATRGHLMDAYPGLGLKAYLVRERGDGSGSPVNQYAPFYLWNTAEGMNSFLWGPGFRGIVTDFGRPVVRHWLGAGFRTGPAVAAVPLTATRRTERIPEGTDPAEAVERALADLPEDEALHSAAVAVDPGRWELLRTALWRGSAPERHGTRYQLLHLSRPGLHDLPAGRHW; translated from the coding sequence GTGCACGCGATGCAGTACGAGATCACCCTGCCCGCCGACTACGACATGGAGATCATCCGCCAGCGGGTCGCCACCCGGGGCCACCTGATGGACGCCTACCCCGGGCTCGGCCTCAAGGCCTACCTGGTCCGCGAACGCGGCGACGGGAGCGGCTCGCCGGTGAACCAGTACGCGCCGTTCTACCTCTGGAACACCGCCGAGGGGATGAACAGCTTCCTCTGGGGGCCCGGCTTCCGGGGCATCGTCACCGACTTCGGCCGCCCGGTGGTCCGGCACTGGCTGGGCGCCGGGTTCCGCACCGGCCCCGCCGTGGCCGCCGTCCCGCTCACCGCCACCCGCCGCACCGAACGCATCCCCGAGGGCACCGACCCCGCCGAGGCGGTCGAACGCGCGCTCGCCGACCTGCCCGAGGACGAGGCGCTGCACAGCGCGGCCGTCGCCGTCGACCCCGGCCGCTGGGAGCTGCTGCGCACCGCCCTGTGGCGGGGGAGCGCCCCGGAGCGGCACGGCACCCGCTACCAGCTGCTGCACCTGTCCCGTCCGGGGCTCCACGACCTGCCGGCCGGCCGGCACTGGTGA
- a CDS encoding TetR/AcrR family transcriptional regulator, whose translation MATQDRLIESTQELLWERGYIGTSPKAIQQRAGVGQGSMYHHFDGKPDLAAAALRRSAEEMRAVAEERLAGPGTAYQRIEAYLLRERVVLRGCRIGRMAQDPEVVADPRLRAPVEETFDWLRGRIAEVIAEGRAAGEFVPGADPADTAAAVVAVVQGGYVLARAADSPEPFRQAVRGALGLLAGLNAPAGP comes from the coding sequence ATGGCAACCCAGGACCGGCTGATCGAGAGCACCCAGGAGCTCCTCTGGGAGCGCGGCTACATCGGCACCAGCCCCAAGGCGATCCAGCAGCGGGCCGGCGTCGGGCAGGGCAGCATGTACCACCACTTCGACGGCAAGCCCGACCTCGCGGCCGCCGCCCTGCGGCGCAGCGCCGAGGAGATGCGCGCCGTCGCCGAGGAGCGGCTGGCCGGGCCCGGCACCGCCTACCAGCGGATCGAGGCCTACCTGCTGCGCGAGCGCGTGGTGCTGCGCGGCTGCCGGATCGGCCGGATGGCGCAGGACCCGGAGGTGGTCGCCGACCCGCGGCTGCGCGCCCCGGTCGAGGAGACCTTCGACTGGCTGCGCGGCCGGATCGCCGAGGTGATCGCCGAGGGCCGGGCGGCCGGTGAGTTCGTCCCCGGGGCCGACCCGGCCGACACGGCGGCCGCCGTGGTCGCCGTCGTCCAGGGCGGCTACGTGCTGGCCCGGGCCGCCGACAGCCCCGAGCCGTTCCGGCAGGCCGTTCGCGGCGCCCTCGGCCTGCTCGCCGGCCTGAACGCGCCGGCCGGTCCCTGA